ACCTTCCCCGGCTCCACCCCCATCCTGCGGGCGTAGGAATCCACGAGGGGCAGAAGCTCCCTTCGGAGGATCTTCTTCAGGCAGTCGACCACATCGTTGGGATTGGGGGAGAGGACGACGGTCTTGAACCGCTCGTGAACTTTGGGCTTTCTCCCGTGGATGACCTGATAGAACTCCCCGTTGATGGGGAAACCGGACTCCGCAATCTCTCTGAGCTCACCTATCTCGGCCAGCTTGCCCTCGAGCCAGCCGCGGTGCTTCTCGATCAGGTTATCGACGTCGAAGCCATCAGGGGCGGTTATAACAACCGTTCCGTCCGGCCTTACCTCGAGCCTTGCATACTTAACCGGCCGACGGCGAACCCTTAACCTCATGCCGCTCACCTTTTAAGGAGAATGGATAAAAAGTCCTTATGAAGGTTCGGGTTATAGAGAGGCGCGCCAAGAGCATCTACACAAAATCGAAGATTCCGGGTGTGGAGTGGGCGATCAATCAGTACGTCGGCTGTGCCTTCGCATGCGAATACTGCTACGCCAAGTTTCTAACGAGGTGGAAGGACTACGGGAGATGGGGAAGCTGGGTCGAGGTCAAAATCAACGCACCCGACCTGGCGAGAAAGCACGTTTCTGGGAGCGTCGTCATGTCAACGGTGAGCGACCCGTATCAGCCGATAGAGGCCGAGTTAAAGCTTACGAGAAGGGTTTTGAGGTACATGGACAAGAGGAACGAACTTTCTGTGCTCACCAAGTCCCCTCTGGTAACCAGGGACATCGACCTTTTCAAGGAGTTCCGGAGGATAGAGGTTGGCCTCACGATAAACGGCTTCATCGGAAGGGAGAAGAGGCTCTTTGAACCGCTGACGCCGGCTCACGAGGCGAGGGTTAACGCACTCAAAGAGCTCCACGAGGCGGGCTTGAAAACGTACGTCTTCGTCAGCCCAATAATTCCGGAGATAACGGACGTTTCCGCCATAGTGGAGGACACGAGGGGCTTCGCGGACTACTACTTCTTCGAAGTGCTCAACCTCCGAGCCTCTGGAAGGGAATTCCAGGAACTCCTCCGCGATGAGTACCCGGAAAGCTACGAGGTTCTGACCGATGATGAGGCCTTTGAAGAGTTTCTGTGGGGACTGAAGAAGGAGATAAGAGCCCTACGCGTGAAGACGGAGGGAATAGAGACCCACAGGGAAGGCTGGGAGTTTGTGAAGCCCTGACTCACCACGCAGGGGAGAGCAGAGCCCCGCCGTAGGCCAGCCAGATGAGAAGTGCCGTTGAGAAGGGCACAGTGAACTCATCGTAGGCCGAAGGGAGCGGGAGACTCTCGAGCAGGGTGGCGGCCAGTCCAATCCCGATAAGGATCGAGGGCGAGGGGTCCATCTCAAGAACCCCATGGCTGGCCCAGAGGGCCACCAGAGAAACCGTGAGCATTACGATGCTCCCGATGAGGGTTTTTCGCCGGTTCCAGGGAATTCTCGGCCCGCTCAAGAGCTGACCGGCTAGGGCGTTGCAGCAGTCCCCGAACGTTGAAACCCATAACGCTGAGAGGGCCGCTATTTTCGGAAAGACCGTGCAGATTATACCTGCGGTAATCCAGAAGAGAAAGCTGCCAAGGTAGTTA
The Thermococcus radiotolerans genome window above contains:
- a CDS encoding SPL family radical SAM protein, yielding MKVRVIERRAKSIYTKSKIPGVEWAINQYVGCAFACEYCYAKFLTRWKDYGRWGSWVEVKINAPDLARKHVSGSVVMSTVSDPYQPIEAELKLTRRVLRYMDKRNELSVLTKSPLVTRDIDLFKEFRRIEVGLTINGFIGREKRLFEPLTPAHEARVNALKELHEAGLKTYVFVSPIIPEITDVSAIVEDTRGFADYYFFEVLNLRASGREFQELLRDEYPESYEVLTDDEAFEEFLWGLKKEIRALRVKTEGIETHREGWEFVKP
- a CDS encoding diacylglycerol/polyprenol kinase family protein produces the protein MNRIPRRELVRKGWHVLPGILGAPIIVFTPKWVTLVVVWFFAFLYTLQHLKLLRGWKFTVPIADLSYRTMAREDERDNYLGSFLFWITAGIICTVFPKIAALSALWVSTFGDCCNALAGQLLSGPRIPWNRRKTLIGSIVMLTVSLVALWASHGVLEMDPSPSILIGIGLAATLLESLPLPSAYDEFTVPFSTALLIWLAYGGALLSPAW
- a CDS encoding M48 family metallopeptidase, producing the protein MRLRVRRRPVKYARLEVRPDGTVVITAPDGFDVDNLIEKHRGWLEGKLAEIGELREIAESGFPINGEFYQVIHGRKPKVHERFKTVVLSPNPNDVVDCLKKILRRELLPLVDSYARRMGVEPGKVYIRHQKSRWGSCSPKGNLNFNVRLIALPPELREYVVIHELAHLKHMNHSKAFWELVGEFYPDYKNARKELKKWWTIVELNPYWKWLARGEV